A window of Actinomycetota bacterium contains these coding sequences:
- a CDS encoding adenylate/guanylate cyclase domain-containing protein: protein MTQMRQLGHEVRPPVAPVQWGDHVSATTDAGFVLPVGTITLVLADIEGSSRLWESRPDEMRPAMARFNAVVDEAVGTHGGVRPVEQGEGDSFLAAFPRATQAVACALEISLTLASEQSPINLRLGIHTGEVEQRAGGNYAGTEVNRCARLRDTAHGGQIVVSQPTHDLVLDRLPEGVVLRDLGSHRLRDLARPEHLY from the coding sequence ATGACTCAGATGAGACAGTTGGGACACGAGGTGCGGCCCCCGGTCGCACCGGTGCAGTGGGGGGACCACGTGAGCGCGACCACGGATGCCGGGTTTGTCCTGCCGGTGGGCACGATCACCCTCGTGCTGGCCGACATCGAAGGCTCGTCTCGCCTGTGGGAGTCGCGTCCGGACGAAATGCGCCCGGCCATGGCCCGCTTCAACGCCGTCGTGGACGAAGCGGTGGGAACCCACGGAGGGGTGCGTCCTGTGGAGCAGGGCGAAGGCGACAGCTTTCTGGCCGCGTTTCCCAGGGCCACCCAGGCCGTGGCTTGCGCCCTTGAGATAAGCCTCACCCTGGCCTCAGAGCAAAGCCCCATCAACCTGCGCCTGGGCATCCACACCGGCGAAGTCGAGCAGCGAGCGGGTGGAAACTACGCAGGGACCGAGGTCAACCGCTGCGCCCGGCTTCGTGACACCGCCCACGGGGGCCAGATAGTCGTGTCGCAGCCCACCCACGACCTGGTGCTTGACCGCCTGCCCGAAGGCGTCGTCCTGCGTGACCTGGGCTCCCACCGCCTGCGCGACCTGGCCCGCCCCGAGCACCTCTACCA